Proteins encoded in a region of the Benincasa hispida cultivar B227 chromosome 2, ASM972705v1, whole genome shotgun sequence genome:
- the LOC120071090 gene encoding ER membrane protein complex subunit 10 — translation MEFRCGFIFCLLICSSVAFQSDELLVDDDEFEGTHQIQYTDAAHTRSTPPPSRPTSTRRRFSDPDSDSKVQFQLEHSFGDSDFASAGLFTARLKTSSHGGQSLTKMRFSRNAFTEEDKKKFTTLLQEDGFYRVRLATNVLKSSGESYVYSSVKARCLPRGELDEHFVIHMDGVNILAVNYGTPGACPFPRQLKLPSKWSFNSFTFLKSGEQAPRTPVFADDILVGEPGEGEGVKPPEKSFWAKYWMYLIPLGLIVMNAITQAMNMAEEQVSGQAAGQGQPQQSATAIQRGPGSSAVRRR, via the exons ATGGAATTCCGCTGTGGCTTCATCTTCTGCCTCTTGATTTGTTCATCTGTGGCTTTTCAATCCGACGAGCTTCTCGTTGATGATGACGAATTTGAAGGGACTCATCAGATTCAGTATACCGATGCCGCTCATACCCGATCCACACCTCCTCCAAGCCGTCCGACATCGACTAGGAGGCGATTTTCTGATCCTGATTCGGATTCTAAGGTCCAATTTCAGCTAGAGCACTCATTTGGGGATTCTGATTTCGCTTCTGCTGGCTTATTTACTGCACGTCTGAAGACTTCGAGCCATGGTGGTCAG TCACTTACAAAGATGCGGTTTTCAAGAAATGCTTTTACCGAAGAGGATAAGAAGAAGTTCACG acCTTGTTGCAAGAAGATGGTTTCTACAGAGTAAGATTGGCAACAAATGTTTTGAAGTCATCGGGAGAGAGCTATGTTTACTCATCAGTGAAAGCA AGATGTCTTCCACGAGGAGAGTTGGATGAGCATTTTGTCATACACATG GATGGTGTTAATATTTTGGCCGTTAATTATGGCACCCCTGGTGCATGCCCGTTTCCCAGACAATTGAAACTT CCTTCAAAATGGTCTTTTAACTCTTTCACATTTTTGAAGAGCGGCGAGCAGGCTCCTAG AACTCCTGTATTTGCTGATGACATACTTGTTGGTGAGCCTGGAGAAGGGGAAGGTGTAAAGCCACCTGAAAAGTCATTTTGGGCTAAATAT TGGATGTACCTGATACCACTTGGATTGATTGTTATGAATGCCATAACACAAGCTATGAACATGGCTGAAGAACAAGTTAGTGGTCAAGCAGCAGGACAAGGACAGCCACAGCAGTCAGCCACCGCAATACAGCGCGGACCAGGTTCTTCTGCGGTAAGACGGCGATAG